In the Fusarium oxysporum f. sp. lycopersici 4287 chromosome 9, whole genome shotgun sequence genome, one interval contains:
- a CDS encoding endopolygalacturonase 1: MFSSTVLLSGLVASVLAAPALEPRAGSCTFTDAATAIKNKAGCSTITLNNIAVPAKTTLDLTKLNDGTHVIFQGKTTFGYAEWEGPLISFTGNNLLIEGAAGHSIDCEGKRWWDGKGSNGGKKKPKFFSAHSLKNSNIKNLNVLNTPVQAFSINSVTNLGVYGVHMDNSLGDSLGGHNTDAFDVGSSTGVYISGAVVKNQDDCLAINSGTNITFTGGNCSGGHGLSIGSVGGRSDNTVKTVRILNSSISNSDNGVRIKTVSGATGSVSDVKYDTITLSNIAKYGIVIEQDYENGSPTGTPTAGVPITDVTINKVTGTVKSSGTDVYILCANCKNWTWTNNKVTGGKTSTKCKGIPSGASC; this comes from the exons ATGTTCTCTTCAACTGTCCTTCTCAGCGGCCTGGTCGCCTCCGTACTTGCGGCCCCAGCTCTTGAGCCTCGTGCCGGCAGCTGCACTTTTACCGATGCTGCTACTGCTATTAAGAACAAGGCTGGCTGCTCTACTATCACCCTCAACAACATTGCCGTTCCTGCCAAGACCACTCTCGACTTGACCAAGCTCAATGATGGCACTCAC GTCATCTTCCAGGGCAAGACCACTTTCGGCTATGCTGAGTGGGAGGGCCctctcatctccttcacTGGTAACAATCTTCTCATCGAGGGAGCTGCTGGACACTCCATCGACTGCGAGGGTAAGAGATGGTGGGACGGCAAGGGCAGCAACGgcggcaagaagaagcccaagttCTTCAGTGCCCACTCTCTCAAGAactccaacatcaagaacttGAACGTTCTCAACACCCCTGTCCAGGCcttcagcatcaacagcGTCACCAACTTGGGCGTCTATGGCGTTCACATGGACAACTCTCTCGGCGACTCTCTCGGTGGACACAACACCGATGCTTTCGACGTTGGCTCCTCTACAGGCGTGTATATCTCTGGAgctgttgtcaagaaccAGGACGATTGTCTCGCCATCAACTCTGGTACCAACATCACCTTCACCGGCGGCAACTGCAGTGGCGGCCACGGTCTCTCCATTGGATCCGTTGGTGGACGCTCTGACAACACCGTCAAGACTGTCCGCATCCTCAActcttccatctccaactcCGACAACGGTGTCCGCATCAAGACCGTTTCTGGCGCTACCGGTTCCGTTTCCGATGTCAAGTACGACACCATCACTCTCTCCAACATCGCCAAGTACGGTATCGTCATTGAGCAGGATTACGAGAACGGTTCTCCTACTGGAACCCCCACTGCTGGTGTCCCCATCACCGACgtcaccatcaacaaggtCACCGGAACTGTCAAGTCCAGCGGAACTGATGTCTACATCCTTTGCGCCAACTGCAAGAACTGGACCTGGACCAACAACAAGGTCACTGGTGGAAAGACCTCTACCAAGTGCAAGGGAATTCCCTCTGGTGCCTCTTGCTAA